CGACAACGAGCGTCAGGTCGCCGAGCAGCTGCAGTACGCCATCGAGTCGCGCCGCATCGCCGGGGTGGATTCGATCGTCATGAAGCCCAACGGACTCAACGGCGCGTGCGGTGTGGCCAGCGACGCCGCGGGCGTGGTCGGCTGGTGGGTGAACCCGCAGGCGCCGGGTCTCGATGCGTGCGGCATGGCGACCAAGCTCATGGAGCTCACGCTCGCCACCAACAGCTAGCGGGGGACTCAGCGGGGTACGTGGAAGGTCACGAGTTGCGCGGCGCCGAGCGCCAATTCGTCCCACGGCCCGGCGAATCGCAGCACGGCGATCGCCGAGGTCGGAAACTTGCGCGAGATGTTCTCGGCCACAGCCGGATTCGTACCGTCATCGAGGCCGAGTGCCACCGACGACATGGCCGGCTCGTGTCCCACGACCAGCAGGGTTTGCGGTGGCGCGCCGAAGCGTGACACCACGTCGTTGATCTCGCCGATCACCGTTCCCGGCGTCGCGTCGTAGATCGTCCCGACGTATTCGGTGGGTGCGTCGATCCCGGTGCGCGCCAGCGTCTGGCGCGTCCTGGTCGCGGTCGAGCACAACACCGC
This genomic window from Mycolicibacterium goodii contains:
- a CDS encoding SixA phosphatase family protein, producing the protein MGTVLLMRHAKSDYPDGVVDHERPLAQRGVREAALAGDWIRANAPGIDAVLCSTATRTRQTLARTGIDAPTEYVGTIYDATPGTVIGEINDVVSRFGAPPQTLLVVGHEPAMSSVALGLDDGTNPAVAENISRKFPTSAIAVLRFAGPWDELALGAAQLVTFHVPR